The window CTTGGCCTGTTTTTGGGAATTGTAAGTCTTTGAGGCTGCTTCAAGAGAGTTAGTAGCCCCACAGATAATACTCTCATCCGCAATGCTTTTGTCACCATGTGAGGTATCCAGTTTATAGCGCAGAAGAGACTAAAATCTGACCTTGTGAGAGTGTGGCGTATGTTACAACCCCATTCAAAAAAGGAATCACCATGCACTTTGTATACTTTGATGGGGAGTCCAGAACATTTCCATATTCTTTTTGCCCTGGGACAAAGCTTGAGTAAATGGATGATGGAGCTTCTCTGGCCTCCACAAAAAATGCATATGTTGTGCAGCTTCCTCTTTGCAAGGTTGTCAAGATATGGGAGAATATTTCGACAGGCAGCCCACATGAAGTGCAGCACTTTTGGAGGTACCGTGAGGTGCCATAGACACTTCCAAAACGATTCTGTTCCCTTTGAAGATCTACCGGAGCCACTGAGGACCTCATTCAAAGATATTGCAGTTTTATATCCCAATTTGACAGTGTACTTACCATCACGTGATTGAGGGAAGAAAATATTATCAGCAGTTCGGTTACCTCTTAATGGGATTTGTAGAATTTTCTCTGCATCATCATTGAAGAAGCAGTGTCAAATAATCATGGAGTTCCAACATGTGTTCTGGACAGATAGCAGATAGGAGACATAATTAGATGGGAGCTCATTTTCTAGGACAAGGGGACGGGCACATGGAAGGTTTGGGACCCAACGACAGGACATGGTTCTGATTTGTGTCCCGTTTCCCACACACCACATACCACTCTCAAGCACAATTTTTCAGACACTAAGCAAACCCCTCCACATGAAACTATCTGTTGCCCGACTTTGGACCTCCAGGATTGGTGCAGCCCTGAGATATTTACCTTGAAAGATGGACGAGCATAGGGAGTTAGGCCGTTTTATGAGTCTCCATACCTGTTTAGCTAGCAAGGCCTGATTCGAGGAAAATATATGTCGAAAGCCTAGTCCCCCTTGTTCTTTTGGAATGCAGAGTTTGTTCCAACTGAGCCAATGGATGCCACGACCACTTTTTCCTCTATCCCACCAAAAGCAAGCCATTAGTGCATATAACTCATCACAAAAGGTTTTGGGGAGTAGGAAGCAACTCATGATATACCGCGGTATCGACTGAGCAACTGCCTTAATGAGGACTTCTTTTCCAGCCCTCGTTAGCAACCGCTCATTCCACCCATTGACTCTTTTGAGGATGCAGTCTTTTAAGGATCTAAAGATAGATTTTTTTGAGCGGCCAATCATAGTAGGCATCCCCAAGTATTTGGGGAAGGCAGATGCTTCCTTCATATTGAGATAATTTTGGATGCTAGACTTCAGTTCAGCAGACACATTGGAGCTAAAAGTAATCTCGGATTTTTCAAAATTGACACACTGTCCCGATGCCAACTCATACTGATGGAGAATGTTTTTTATCACCCTGCCCTCCTCGAGATTATTTCTGAAGAAGATTAAGGAATCGTCTGTAAAGAACAAGTGGGTAATCATAAGGCTGTTCCGACTGACCCGAATCCCATGTAGAGCTCTATCTAATTCAGCCTTCCTAATCAATGCTGATAAACCTTCCGCACATATAAAAAACAAATAGGGTGAAATTGGGTCCCCCTAACGAAGGCCCCTACTGGGCTTGACAAAACCTTTTGGCACCCCAtttataagaaaagaaaaggaagtcgAATATAGGCAGTTCATAATGAGATTAATAAAGCTCCCAGGAAATCCCATAGTTCTCATGACAATTTCAATAAAAGATCATTCAACCCGATCGTAGGCTTTGCTCATATCAAGTTTTACAGCACAATACCCTTGTCAGCCATGACAATTGTATTTCATAGTGTGAAACATTTCGAACGCTACGAGTGCATTATCAGTGATTAATCGATTTAGGATAAATGCACACTGGGTTTGGTTGATGATAGTTTCAACGATGGGTTCAAGACGGTTGCTTTGGCGTAGGTCTTTCATGTTTTTAGGAGCTCAGGTTTTTGGAATTAGGGTGATGAAGGTATGGTTTGGCTGATGATAGTTTCAAGGATGGGTTTCAAGAGTAGGCTCTGTCATCATCAGATCTTGTCCCCTGTCTCCTCCAACGTCAGCTTCAGCCGGAATTTTTTCCAGGTTGAGTTTCCGGCAAACATTGTTTTTGGTGGGGTGGTATTCCGACACCATTTTCGGGGAGAAAATGTACACATTGACCGACCGTAGTTTCATCGGTGTAGCTCTGAGATTTTGTTCATATGGCCAACCCTCTCATGTGAAGTCTTCCGGAATTTCCCCACAATCCTCATGGGTATGGCCTATTAGTCTGCACCACTAATAAAAGTTGGGGAGACGTTCATATTTGATTGGTGCCCAGATTATTTTCCCCGTTTCACTTCGAATCTTCACCCCTCTTAATAACGGTTTGATTATATTAACTGTGACCCGAGCGCGGATGTAGCTGTTCCAAGAGACAACACCTTCATTGTCGATTTCCCGTACTTCCCCAATGCGTCCAGCTACTGATTTAATGGAGTCTTTGTCTCTACAGTTTAGTGGCATATTACCAATCCTAACCCAGAAGTCACAGTGGTCCAACTTTATATCTGACATGAGCTCTTCACCTTCAGTGTTATGGAGGATCACAAGTTGGCGTTCGTAATGCCAAGGTCCCTCCTTTATGACCTTTTCCTTATCTCTTTCAGACTCGAACTCGCATAAAAAGAGACCGTTTTCGATTTCTTTTAGCTGGAATCCTTTCAGTTTCCAACCTGCAAGGAAGGCCTGAGCCATACCCCGTAAGTTTAAAGGTTTGTATGACATGACTTTACCAATCAGACATGGTTTACCCTCTGTGTTCGCCGTATCTGTAACAGATGGCTTGAGATCCAAAATTTCTTCTTCTGGATCGGTGATATTAATTTTTTCCATGAGAGTTTCAATGGTGGGTTCAGGGTTTTGTAGGGCCATAAGGTAAGGTACTTGGTGAGGTTTCCCTCTTTTCTTTTGGGCCGGCGTAGGAGATGGAAATGTTAAAGTGGATAGCAAGAGGGTGGTAGAGGTGGAAACCATTAAGGTGGTTAGCATGAGGGTGGTAGAGATAGGTATGGAGGGGAGGAGGTAGGAGAGTTACAAAGGGAAAAGAAGTCCACAAGGGTAGGGATCCTAGTACACTGCTATGGAGTTCGCAGGACTAGGGAGAGAAGACCACATGGGCAAAAACGAAACATTATGCAATGTTGAATAACTTGTTCATAAATTGATAATTTAGATTTAAGGAAACATGAAAATTATAGTAACAATTCATTACAGAaaataaatggaaaaaaatatatttgatagcGATAAAATAAGGtgggaaaggaaaaaaatatttgaaagtaattaaaaaatgggAAGAAAAATGTTCGAACCCTCAATCTCAATAAATGGAAAAAGTGCATGTTTGATAGTGATAAAATAAGGTGAGggaggaaaaaaatatttgaaaataattaaaaaatgggaAAAATGAGGTTGAACCTCGAACCTCAAGTtaaaatgaaatcattaaataaCTCCTACCTACTGAAccaattaattttaatgttacTTGTTCATctctatatttatatataaactataaaaatattttataaataaactataaaaatatttttttaggccCCTTATCGTTATGGGCTCTGGACGGGCGCCCCTCATTTCATAGCATAGGGTCGGCCCTGGATGTAGGTTTAACGTtaaaaaaagtatcaatttagatatcgataacggaacgtgacacatcattcatattactccattaaaTTCTGTCAAATGTATGTAAAGAGAAAAATCAGaatttaacggagtaatatgaatgacgtgtcataTTTCGTTATCaaaacctaaattgatgctattaatAATAGAATATATCCAAGTTCTTTTACCTTTATATATATCAAAGTTACATCATGcttatcatattttaatttataatttttaatataaataattggtaTCAtcctgtttcaaaaaaaaaaaacatggtaAAGTAAGCCGTATTTGgtttttttcaccattgaatGATGAGATGcaaaattcatccaatggtgaaaacacacaaagtaaaacttactttgtaaaaaacaaagtaagcatagaatgcACCGATATATCTATATCtcattttaatatttgatgATTTAGAATTACTTATTACTCCATCTGTTTCATATTAGATGCCTTTTTGGGTTATACAGAAATTAAGAATATTAGAAACAAGACTTTATTGTcgcttatttattgattccactatttatttattatataataagtgaattattttaattaatctcTATAAACTCACGTTTTACAACACACAGATGTTTactttgttggaaaaattgaataaaattatatattaatttatataccaacaaacacattctttcatgaatagtcgtgtttgtcgtgaatagtcgtgttcatacgtgaacagtcgtgtctgtccgtgtacagtcgtgttcgttcgtgaaaagatATATCCTTttaagttctatttatatagaatggattgtcaaattcacataCGGTGAGAAAAAATATTCTCTCGAATTTTTCCTGCTCTTTGTCTGTTCATAatgtcttgttttcctactctaGTGATAACgaggctacacacggtttgagttgcgtaatctgttgtatcctgggagacgatcgtcatagcgacgacatctgccttaaggaaactgctaataccgGCCTTAGATTTGTttaactctttccttttaatttctggtttactgtttgtatgttttgctgtgttcgttttgtttttttgttaatcacatctaatatTTTTGAGACAGACGTAATTGTTCGTCTAAAGACAGATGACTGTgtgtctaacattcttaagacaaaTTTTTATTTGTCTGACAATCTTAAGACAGAATCATTGTtttgtgattttaaaaaatacacaGGAAAAAAGTTCACAAAGAATTTTGATTCGAACCAATTTTGATTCAACTGGTATTATTGAGTAAAACTTGATTTGATGTATGGAGACTTTTGGGTTTCGTCTGTGTCCATGTTCATTTTTTCTGGTTTCGTTTATCATATGATAGGTGAGACTTATGAGTTCTCAGCCCCACCATTCTTCGATTTCAGAGTAGGCGAATAGGAAGAAGATATGCATAAAGCCCATCTTTGGTTCGACAAGGGTCTCAGGTATTTCCCTTCTTGTACGTTTTCCTTCTGCTTCTCCTTCTTCTCAATCTCATCTTTATGTCTGTTTGGATGCTAATATATGCTATCGATTTATTCTGAAACTTAGGGTTTCTGCGTAGTTCTATATAGAGTATTAGATTGAAAATTAAAGCATCTAAGGTGGAACCTGTTGAAGCGATTTGTTCTAAAACTTCTGATTTTTGCATAGTTCTACAGTATGGATCCACATCGTGCATTTTTGGAAAGATTGTAGTTCTATATAGGGTTTGTTCAGGTTGTCAGAACTGAATCCTTTGATTAGGCAGTTTCACAAGAATGAATTCAATTTGCAATCTTGTTTACCTCTGTTGAATCATAAgcatatattttgttcttttctcAATCTATTGTTAATTAGAATATGAAAAGATTGGCATCTTTTACTTTTGGATTCAATTTCTCGTAATTTGTCTAATATGTGTTAGTGATAATTGTAAGGGCTATATAATGCCCATGTATACTCGTTCTGTTTAAAGAAACTGGAGGTGAATAGTCTAGGTCTACAGTATAGATTTCTTTGCTTATGTCCTTTAACTGAGTTGAGAAATCTTCAGTTAAAGGACATAAGCCAGATAAAATGTGACTCCTTTTTTGGCCAGTAGCATAGAAGCTTCTCAGTTGAAGGAAACATGTGTTAGATTCTCTTCATTGTCATGTAATTCTTCCAAGATGCCTAGTATAGAAGGATCATGGTTGAGATATCAAATGCTTGGCTTCGAGTTGAAGGGAATCAAATGATTGTTGCTGCAAGTCCTCCCATAGAGGATGCAGTGATTGTTACTAAACCACTTACTAAATAGGATCTTATAGGATACCTTGCGTCTGGCTGCAAGACTAAAGAAAAATGGAGGTGCAAACATGAGCAATTAAATACATGCATCACTGCGTTAAGATATCAAATGCTTGGCTTCGAGAGATTATGGAGGTGCTTTTCTGTCatgattagtttgttaactGGTAATCGCAGTTTCACGAGTTTGAAGATTGAAATTAACTTGGGTTTTGGATTTTGAAGGAGGCTATTAAATGTATGCGTCACTCAAGGAGAATTATTGTGACTTCAGAAGATGTGGATAACGCTCTTACTTTAAGAAATGCCGAGGttagttattattttgtttGGGGCTGGGGAACTTGCTTTGTgtaattagttatttatttttctttcttgctGCAGCCAGTGTATGGCTTGGCCTCCGGAGATCCGGGGCATAACGATTTGTATTACATTGACGATAAACATGTGAGTTTAAAGATGTAAAAAAATGCTGGAGTTTTGTTAAAATTGTGACCATTACGCTTGCctataatttttgttttcatttgcTATTGGATTTGATGTTTGTAGGTGATTGAGGCGCGTTTACATAAAAGTTCCTCTTGATACATCAATTACAATTCACTGGCTCGCAATTGAAGGTGTTCAACCTGCAATTCCTGAAAATGCTCCAGTTGAAGGTATATCGCAATGCTCGAATTTACTATTAGCAAAATGGCATTAGttctttcttaaaaaaaaattgttctggtttaaaaatttatgttGTTATTATGCCTTAAATTACATGAATTTAAGGAAGATAGTCATGTATTGTCAAGGGAACTTCAAGTAAATGCTACGTACCTTCACATATTTGATTACTAATGAGGTAGTGTACATGACTGTTTGAATAATTTTCCTGTCCTGTTTGCTTTGATGGGTGTGGCACGCAGCTTTCTTCAAAATCCACACATACATGTAGAACCTTATGTAAGTTCATTGACTTATTGAATCGATATGTAGATGTTAACTCATAAAAAATCTAATGAAGTATCAAAGtcattcttctttttttttttttttggatttgcTATTTTTATACCATGTGCTTAGTGCCCACTCTCATGCTGGTTAATATTTAGGTGGTTGAGAGTTTCCTGAACTGGTATACAATAGTGAAGTGCTTGATTTTCCTTCCATCTAATTTAGTTTCCTGTCATTTCTTCAGCTACATCAATTAATGATAGAGAATGGTATAGCCTAGTGGCATGAAGGTTCTAGAAGGGGTGCCCTATATAGGGCAAATGGCATTTTAAGTATAAGCATTAGTATTTAAGAGGAAAGGGTTTAGGAAGCCAGGGAGGGAGATTATTGATTGTTATGTGGCTGCTTTAGCAGAGGGAGGTTGTCTCCTGGGGGATTAGAACATTAATTCTATCCATTTATCTTTCTTATCTTTGTTGATCGTGTATTCCTTCTTCTATATTTCAATATATCAGTATTTTACTTCAGTTCTGTATCTGGTTTCTAACATTGGTCCGACCTGCCGGATGTCTAAAACCACCGGCGATATGGATCCAATGATTCAAGGCAAGTTTGATGCAACAGATGCTAAGATGTTAGGGGTGGAAAAACAAATGGCTGGAATTGAGAAAACAATGGTTAACTTGTCCGAATCCATCAATGACATGCGAACAACATTGGAGGAGATGAAGGCACAATTTTTAAGTTGGGTAAAGAGGCAGGAGAAGCAGCTTGTTGAGGAAAAAGACGCTGTTTACAAAGGTTGTGTTGTGATGGTAGACCGTATGGAGGGCAGCACCGGTGACGTAGGACACTCTGGAAAAAATACCACTCCCACTTCAAGGCGACAACTTGAGATGGGTAAGGCCACTTCCAACAACAACTTTACTGACCCAAATGCAGATGATCCTCTAGTGGGAAGAAGGGTGAAGCTACCCTTACTCGAAGAAGTGGACCCCAAAGGGTGGGTCACCAGACCGAAGACATATTTTCGCAGCATGTTTTTCTGCGTCAATTGCATGCCGGAGGTGAGTTTTCACTTAAAACATGAAGGTGGATATTTTCCACCGCTTGATTCGGTGGCAGTGGTAGAAGTTACATTGGGAGATGCAGAGGAAGTCAGATGGGGAGGAAGAAACGCGCTGTTTATGAGACCTACAAATTGTAACCCACCTGTTTTTGATACGGGTCAGGGTCAAAGTAAAATACAACAGTTTCTTCCTGTTTTATATACGCAGAAACAGAGCAAAAATTTGGATGATGGCCATCACTTCAATTTGGCGAGAATGATTCTGGAAAAAATGGGAGGCGGGAGCGTGAAACTCATCAAGCTGAACAAAGTATCCACATGTAAAGTTTTGAGTTGCAAAGTAAAATTAAGAGTTCAAATTCTACTTATTAGAGATAGTGGAGCTGAGATTCTCCTTAATAGAGATAGTGGAGAACAAGTGGTGCAAGTAATCTTTTGTTCTCTTTTACTATAGACACCTATCAAGTTAACCCACCCAAAAGAACAGCAAAGCAAATTCAATCCACAAGATATTTTACTAGTGATAGTTACTTCTCAAAacatcttttctttttgttgggTTTTCCTTTTCCAAATAACCCATGGAAACCGGAGTGGAAGCACCGATTGAGAATAGGGCGTAAAGCAAAAGAACATGAGGTGGAAGAAGGTCACGAGTACACTCACTGGAAGTTTGAAAACATCAGTCAGCTATACTACCCCAAAATCAAGGCATTTTTAATTGGGTCCAATCGACTCGGTTTCTTGATTTCGGAAGCACAAGAACAACGAgagaattattatgcaattggatATATGCGGTCGTGTAAGCTGTGCCACAGGGAAACATATGCAGATACATCCATCAACATTCCAGTTGCCATTGCGAAAATCACAGGAGAGGTTGTCTCTTATCCGAGGTTTGTGGCTTCGCTTAATGATGGATATGTTCCTTGTTATAGTGCTGATCCCGTCATGCAAATTGGGATGAGGGATTTTACATATTGGGCATTTGATTTGAATGATTCTCACACTATCTCGAGGATTGACTGGTTGAGGACCATGGGTAAGAAGTTGGAAGATGTGTTAGTGGTTGTGTTAACGAAGAATATTGTCTGGAATGTTCTCGAAGGCAATTTTGATGAATTGGAGGGTGAGATTGCTAGAACTAGCAAGATGAAAATTGAGAACACTAAACTGGAAGTTGATTGTGCTTATGCGAAAGGTCTCTTACGTATCTTCAACTTTCAGGTGGAATATGAGTCATAAATAATTAGTAGGTGTGATAGTTTAACGCAAAATGTAGCCAAAGAGACGACTGAAGCTTGGGAATTTGAAGAACTGTTACAGGATGCAAAAAGGCAGCATGGACCATTGTCTATTCTGATGAGGGGAATTGAATCTTTATATAGAGGTGACCAAGACCCAAAATTGGGGGAGACCAACACTAATTGGGCATATGTTACGAAATATGCTAGGCTGTTTGAAATTTGCATTCAAAAGCGGACTACCTATAGTATACATGAAGTAGCTGTAATAGTAATGCCATATTTGTGTTGTTGGTTGGGAGTCTGCTTAGTGCTTAGTGTTTGGGTTGCAACCTGTAAGGGCTAGTTCTGTAAGGATATGTGCTGCTATTGTTGTAAGGATATGAAGTTACGATTCAAGAGTGGATTCCCTGATTCAGTCTTGAGGACAAGACTGTTTGATGGGGGAGGTAATGATAGAGAATGGTATAGCCTAGTGGCATGAAGGTTCTAGAAGGGGTTCCCTGTATAGGGCAAAGGGCATTTTAGGTATAAGCATTAGTATTTAAGAGGAAAGGGCTTAGGAAGCCAGGGAGGGAGATTATTGATTGTTATGTGGCTGCTTTAGCAGAGGGAGGTTGTCTCCTGGGGGATTAGAACATTAGTTCTATCCATTTATCTTTCTTATCTTTGTTGATCGTGTATTGATTCTTCTATATTTCAATATATCAGTATTTTACTTCAGTTCTATATCTGGTTTCTAACAATTAATGCCATCTATTATTACCTGCCTAGTTGCTAAAAGGTTTGGGAATCTATTTTTTTGACAATCACTGGGAGCTTAGAAACTTCACAGCGAACTTGGTTGCTTGAATTTGCAAAAGGCAAGAATTTTGTTCCTTATGTTTTGTTGTGACATATGTGAGCACCTTGTAAGTGTTTGAGCTAACAGGGAATCAGGCGAACCTATCAAAAGGAAGCCATATTTACCTCAAGAAAAATAGTTCTTGATCACTCGGAATTACTTTCCTTCCTATCAGAGTTGAGGTTTTTGATATCTTCATCAATGATTATGTTTTTAGAGTGTTTGATTCATCTCTTCATTTCAATCGTGTAGATCTAGGAAGGCACTAGTAACCATGTCATTGTGGATGTAAATTACCTGCCAGCATTCAAGGAATTGCCAAATGATATATGCATTCCTGCTTTTTGGGAAGCTATTAAAAGCAAGTTTGAATTAAGAGAGAAGGTAAAATTTACTTAAGTAATG is drawn from Euphorbia lathyris chromosome 9, ddEupLath1.1, whole genome shotgun sequence and contains these coding sequences:
- the LOC136205607 gene encoding transcription initiation factor TFIID subunit 6-like isoform X2 — protein: MHHCVKISNAWLREIMEEAIKCMRHSRRIIVTSEDVDNALTLRNAEPVYGLASGDPGHNDLYYIDDKHVIEARLHKSSS
- the LOC136205607 gene encoding uncharacterized protein isoform X1, encoding MSKTTGDMDPMIQGKFDATDAKMLGVEKQMAGIEKTMVNLSESINDMRTTLEEMKAQFLSWVKRQEKQLVEEKDAVYKGCVVMVDRMEGSTGDVGHSGKNTTPTSRRQLEMGKATSNNNFTDPNADDPLVGRRVKLPLLEEVDPKGWVTRPKTYFRSMFFCVNCMPEVSFHLKHEGGYFPPLDSVAVVEVTLGDAEEVRWGGRNALFMRPTNCNPPVFDTGQGQSKIQQFLPVLYTQKQSKNLDDGHHFNLARMILEKMGGGSVKLIKLNKVSTCKVLSCKVKLRVQILLIRDSGAEILLNRDSGEQVVQVIFCSLLL